A genomic window from Cryobacterium sp. SO2 includes:
- a CDS encoding alpha-hydroxy acid oxidase, with amino-acid sequence MVDRRIPKIKDLAPLMQFKVPELNAKKRRLDAALTINDLRAIAKRRTPKAAFDYTEGAAEGEISLQRARQAFEDIEFHPSILRDVSTVSTGWDVLGAPVAQPFGIAPTGFTRMMQTEGEIAGAHAAAKAGIPFSLSTMGTTAIEDVKAANPQGRNWFQLYMWKDRDRSMALVERAAAAGFDTLLVTVDVPVAGARLRDKRNGFSIPPQLTLGTVVNALPRPEWWINFLTTEPLAFASLDRWSGTVGELLDTMFDPTVTFEDLAWIKAQWPGKVVVKGVQNLADAKKLADLGVDGITLSNHGGRQLDRAPIPFHLLPSVAREVGNDLEVHLDTGIMSGADIVAAVALGARFTMIGRAYLYGLMAGGEAGADRAIQILSDQVARTMRLLGVNALEELEPAHVTQLTRLGRIDPLAAQAVEALPGRL; translated from the coding sequence ATGGTTGACCGCCGCATCCCCAAGATCAAAGACCTCGCCCCGCTGATGCAGTTCAAGGTGCCGGAGCTGAACGCGAAGAAGCGTCGGCTGGATGCCGCGCTCACCATCAACGACCTGCGGGCCATCGCCAAGCGGCGCACCCCCAAGGCCGCGTTCGACTACACCGAGGGGGCCGCCGAGGGTGAGATCTCACTGCAGCGCGCCCGCCAGGCCTTCGAAGACATCGAATTCCACCCGTCCATCCTGCGCGACGTGTCCACGGTCTCCACCGGCTGGGACGTGCTCGGCGCCCCCGTGGCCCAACCGTTCGGCATCGCTCCCACCGGCTTCACCCGGATGATGCAGACCGAGGGCGAAATCGCCGGCGCGCACGCCGCCGCGAAGGCGGGCATCCCGTTCTCGCTGTCGACCATGGGCACCACGGCCATCGAAGATGTGAAAGCGGCCAACCCGCAGGGCCGCAACTGGTTCCAGCTCTACATGTGGAAGGACCGCGACCGGTCGATGGCCCTCGTCGAGCGCGCCGCCGCGGCCGGTTTCGACACTCTGCTCGTGACCGTGGACGTGCCCGTGGCCGGCGCACGCCTCCGCGACAAGCGCAACGGCTTCTCCATCCCGCCGCAGCTCACCCTCGGCACCGTGGTGAACGCGTTGCCCCGGCCGGAATGGTGGATCAACTTCCTCACCACGGAGCCGCTCGCGTTCGCGAGCCTCGACCGCTGGAGCGGCACCGTCGGCGAGCTGCTCGACACCATGTTCGACCCCACCGTGACCTTTGAGGACCTGGCCTGGATCAAGGCGCAGTGGCCGGGCAAGGTGGTCGTGAAGGGTGTGCAGAACCTCGCCGACGCAAAAAAACTCGCCGACCTCGGCGTGGACGGCATCACCCTCTCCAACCACGGCGGCCGGCAGCTCGACCGGGCCCCGATCCCGTTCCACCTGCTGCCGAGCGTGGCCCGCGAGGTGGGCAACGACCTCGAGGTGCACTTGGACACCGGCATCATGAGCGGCGCCGACATCGTGGCCGCCGTGGCCCTCGGCGCCCGGTTCACCATGATCGGCCGCGCCTACCTGTACGGCCTGATGGCCGGCGGTGAGGCCGGAGCGGACAGGGCCATCCAGATCCTCTCCGACCAGGTTGCCCGCACCATGCGGCTGCTGGGCGTGAACGCGCTCGAGGAGCTCGAACCTGCTCACGTGACCCAGCTCACCCGGCTCGGCCGCATCGACCCGCTGGCCGCGCAGGCCGTCGAGGCGCTGCCCGGCCGGCTGTAG
- a CDS encoding GntR family transcriptional regulator: MTVDDRRAWETVLAHIENDLLWGRLKPGDRLPGERALAADLGVGRSSVREAIRVLEVLGLVRTNVGSGPTAGAIIVALPGGGMSALMRLQVAAQGFPVADIVKTRLILETAVAAELAEAVLSAALLHPDRLDPDLTRCVQLLDAMDADGLTEDEFLALDAAFHLSLAEACGNQVVIATMAGLRTAIEGYVRAGVTRLTSWSATSVRLRAEHRGILAAIEAADPAEAHSLVHAHISGYYAETRLHPVS; this comes from the coding sequence GTGACCGTCGACGACCGCCGCGCCTGGGAGACCGTGCTCGCCCACATCGAGAACGACCTGCTCTGGGGGCGGCTGAAGCCCGGTGACCGGCTCCCCGGCGAGCGCGCCCTCGCCGCCGACCTCGGGGTGGGCCGCTCGAGCGTGCGTGAGGCCATCCGGGTGCTCGAAGTGCTCGGGCTGGTGCGCACCAATGTGGGCTCCGGTCCCACCGCCGGTGCCATCATCGTGGCCCTGCCCGGTGGCGGCATGAGCGCCCTGATGCGCCTGCAGGTCGCGGCCCAGGGCTTCCCGGTGGCGGACATCGTCAAGACACGCCTCATTCTCGAGACCGCGGTCGCGGCCGAACTCGCCGAGGCCGTGCTCTCCGCCGCCCTCCTGCACCCCGACCGGCTCGACCCGGATCTCACCCGCTGCGTGCAGCTGCTCGACGCGATGGATGCCGACGGACTCACCGAAGACGAGTTCCTGGCCCTCGACGCGGCGTTCCACCTGTCGCTGGCCGAGGCCTGCGGAAACCAGGTGGTCATCGCCACCATGGCCGGGCTGCGCACCGCCATCGAGGGCTACGTGCGGGCCGGCGTGACCCGGCTGACCTCCTGGAGCGCCACCTCGGTGCGGCTGCGCGCCGAGCACCGGGGCATCCTGGCCGCGATCGAGGCCGCTGACCCGGCCGAAGCCCACTCCCTCGTGCACGCGCACATCTCCGGCTACTACGCCGAGACCCGGCTCCACCCCGTTTCGTAA
- the rocD gene encoding ornithine--oxo-acid transaminase produces the protein MSALTDATGLAAQVGLTDQTAAIALENEHAAHNYHPLAVVVASGDGAWVTDINGKRYLDCLAAYSAVNFGHSNPVLLDAARAQLGRITLTSRAFHNDQLGPFVTALAKLAGKDMVLPMNTGAEAVESGIKVARAWGYRVKGVVAGMANIIVAGGNFHGRTTTIISFSDDESARADFGPFTPGFRTVPYGDAGALEAAIDENTVAVLLEPIQGEAGIVVPPADYLPAVREITSRHNVLFIADEIQSGLGRTGATFAVEQAGVVPDLYLLGKALGGGIVPVSAVVGNTDILGVLRPGEHGSTFGGNPLAAAVGLAVVNLLATGEYQQRARDLGAHLHERLLGLVGHGVLEVRGAGLWAGIDIDPALASGRAVCEALMERGVLAKDTHGSTIRLAPPLVVSAEDLDWAVDQLAAVLEEFGAA, from the coding sequence ATGAGCGCCCTGACCGATGCGACCGGCCTGGCCGCCCAGGTGGGCCTGACCGACCAGACCGCGGCGATCGCGCTCGAGAATGAGCACGCCGCGCACAACTATCACCCGCTGGCCGTCGTGGTCGCCTCCGGCGACGGCGCCTGGGTCACGGACATCAACGGCAAGCGCTACCTCGACTGCCTGGCCGCGTACTCCGCGGTCAACTTCGGCCACTCCAACCCGGTGCTGCTGGATGCCGCGCGCGCCCAACTGGGCCGCATCACCCTCACCAGCCGGGCGTTCCACAACGACCAGCTCGGCCCGTTCGTGACCGCGCTGGCCAAACTGGCCGGCAAGGACATGGTGCTGCCGATGAACACCGGCGCCGAGGCCGTCGAATCCGGCATCAAGGTCGCCCGCGCCTGGGGCTACCGGGTGAAGGGCGTCGTGGCGGGGATGGCGAACATCATCGTGGCCGGCGGCAACTTCCACGGCCGCACCACCACCATCATCAGCTTCTCCGACGACGAGTCGGCACGCGCCGACTTCGGCCCCTTCACCCCCGGGTTCCGCACCGTTCCCTACGGGGATGCCGGCGCGCTCGAGGCCGCCATCGACGAGAACACCGTGGCCGTGCTGCTCGAGCCCATCCAGGGCGAGGCCGGCATCGTCGTTCCGCCCGCCGACTACCTGCCGGCGGTGCGGGAGATCACCAGCCGCCACAACGTGCTCTTCATCGCCGACGAGATCCAGTCCGGCCTCGGCCGCACCGGAGCCACCTTCGCCGTGGAGCAGGCCGGCGTCGTACCCGACCTCTACCTGCTCGGCAAGGCCCTCGGCGGCGGCATCGTGCCGGTGTCCGCGGTCGTCGGCAACACCGACATCCTCGGCGTGCTGCGTCCGGGCGAACACGGCTCCACCTTCGGCGGCAACCCATTGGCCGCCGCCGTCGGCCTGGCCGTGGTGAACCTCCTGGCCACCGGCGAATACCAGCAGCGCGCCAGGGACCTCGGCGCGCACCTGCACGAACGGCTGCTCGGCCTGGTCGGGCACGGCGTGCTCGAGGTGCGCGGCGCGGGCCTCTGGGCCGGCATCGACATCGACCCGGCGCTGGCCAGCGGCCGCGCGGTCTGCGAGGCGTTGATGGAGCGCGGGGTCCTGGCCAAGGACACCCACGGCTCCACCATCCGCCTCGCCCCGCCGCTGGTGGTCTCGGCCGAGGACCTGGACTGGGCGGTCGACCAGCTCGCCGCCGTGCTGGAGGAGTTCGGCGCCGCCTAG